One window from the genome of Molothrus ater isolate BHLD 08-10-18 breed brown headed cowbird chromosome 5, BPBGC_Mater_1.1, whole genome shotgun sequence encodes:
- the FBXL14 gene encoding F-box/LRR-repeat protein 14, with product METHISCLFPELLAMIFGYLEVRDKGRAAQVCTAWRDAAYHRSVWRGVEAKLHLRRANPSLFPSLAARGIRRVQILSLRRSLSYVVQGMADIESLNLSGCYNLTDNGLSHAFVAEISSLRSLNLSLCKQITDSSLGRIAQYLKGLEVLELGGCSNITNTGLLLIAWGLQRLKSLNLRSCRHLSDVGIGHLAGMTRSAAEGCLGLEQLTLQDCQKLSDLSLKHLARGLGRLRQLNLSFCGGISDAGLLHLSHMSSLRSLNLRSCDNISDTGIMHLAMGSLRLSGLDVSFCDKVGDQSLAYIAQGLDGLRSLSLCSCHISDEGINRMVRQMHGLRTLNIGQCVRITDKGLELIAEHLSQLTGIDLYGCTRITKRGLERITQLPCLKVLNLGLWEMTESEKVR from the coding sequence ATGGAAACGCACATCTCGTGCCTGTTCCCCGAGCTGCTCGCCATGATCTTCGGGTACCTGGAGGTGCGCGACAAGGGCCGCGCGGCGCAGGTGTGCACGGCCTGGCGGGACGCCGCCTACCACCGCTCGGTGTGGCGGGGCGTGGAGGCCAAGCTGCACCTGCGCCGCGCCAACCCCTCGCTCTTCCCCAGCCTGGCGGCGCGGGGCATCCGGCGGGTGCAGATCCTGTCGCTGCGGCGCAGCCTGAGCTACGTGGTCCAGGGCATGGCGGACATCGAGAGCCTCAACCTCAGCGGCTGCTACAACCTCACCGACAACGGGCTGAGCCACGCCTTCGTGGCGGAGATCAGCTCCCTGCGCTCGCTCAACCTGAGCCTCTGCAAGCAGATCACGGACAGCAGCCTGGGCCGCATCGCCCAGTACCTCAAGGGCCTGGAGGTGCTCGAGCTCGGAGGCTGCAGCAACATCACCAACACCGGCCTGCTGCTCATCGCCTGGGGCCTGCAGCGCCTCAAGAGCCTCAACCTGCGCTCCTGCCGGCACCTCTCCGACGTGGGCATCGGGCACCTGGCGGGCATGACCCGCAGCGCGGCCGAGGGCTgcctgggcctggagcagctcacGCTGCAGGACTGCCAGAAGCTCAGCGACCTCTCGCTCAAGCACCTGGCCCGCGGGCTGGGCCGCCTCCGCCAGCTCAACCTCAGCTTCTGCGGGGGCATCTCGGACGCGGGGCTGCTGCACCTGTCGCACATGAGCAGCCTGCGGAGCCTCAACCTGCGCTCCTGCGACAACATCAGTGACACGGGCATCATGCACCTGGCCATGGGCAGCCTGCGGCTGTCCGGCCTCGACGTCTCCTTCTGCGACAAGGTGGGGGACCAGAGCCTAGCCTACATCGCACAGGGCCTCGACGGGCTGCGCTCgctgtccctctgctcctgccacatCAGCGACGAGGGCATCAACCGCATGGTGCGGCAGATGCACGGGCTGCGCACCCTCAACATCGGCCAGTGCGTCCGCATCACCGACAAGGGCCTGGAGCTCATCGCCGAACACCTCAGCCAGCTCACGGGCATCGACCTCTACGGCTGCACCCGCATCACCAAGCGGGGCCTGGAGCGCATCACCCAGCTGCCCTGCCTCAAGGTGCTCAACCTGGGACTTTGGGAAATGACTGAGAGTGAGAAGGTCAGGTGA